In the Fibrobacter sp. UWB5 genome, one interval contains:
- a CDS encoding ABC transporter permease subunit: MKTLIKNEFRQTRRLLLIWLGIMLLLCGFCYFELLSLRDSLDEMAAMVSQFPRLIMIMFGVKGDLTTSTGWYVCIYFWEGLLAFPYAMSLGLSCVAREKKFGTSEYLFTKPVKRKTIVLAKVIVSAVNLLVFALFSGVCNYFTIVLPLGGLDQPGAVLSTTMGMFFTQTLFFALGLLFSSVLRSYKAAVRTGTISMLAAYGLAFTAEYTGNHFLDYLTPLRYFDVYEVALHGFHLPYLVLTIVVAGICVAAALDQWKRREL, translated from the coding sequence ATGAAAACATTGATTAAAAATGAATTCCGCCAAACCAGAAGACTTTTGCTGATCTGGCTGGGAATCATGCTGCTTCTGTGCGGTTTCTGCTATTTTGAGCTTCTGTCCCTACGGGACAGTCTGGATGAAATGGCAGCGATGGTCAGCCAATTTCCGAGACTGATCATGATCATGTTCGGAGTCAAAGGCGACTTGACGACATCCACCGGCTGGTATGTGTGCATCTATTTCTGGGAGGGACTGCTGGCGTTTCCTTATGCCATGTCTTTGGGACTGTCCTGTGTGGCAAGGGAAAAGAAATTCGGAACATCGGAATACCTGTTCACAAAGCCTGTGAAGCGGAAAACCATTGTTCTGGCGAAGGTGATCGTTTCGGCAGTGAACCTGCTGGTGTTCGCCCTGTTCAGCGGCGTGTGTAATTATTTCACGATCGTTCTTCCTTTGGGCGGTCTGGATCAGCCGGGAGCGGTGCTTTCCACAACGATGGGAATGTTCTTTACCCAGACTCTCTTTTTTGCCCTGGGTCTGCTGTTTTCCAGTGTGCTTCGATCCTATAAGGCTGCGGTGCGGACAGGAACAATTTCCATGCTGGCTGCCTATGGGTTGGCCTTTACTGCCGAGTACACAGGAAATCATTTCCTGGACTACCTGACCCCATTGCGTTATTTTGATGTGTACGAGGTAGCACTGCACGGTTTCCACCTTCCCTATCTCGTCTTAACGATCGTTGTGGCAGGTATTTGTGTCGCAGCTGCCCTGGATCAGTGGAAACGGCGGGAATTGTGA
- the terL gene encoding phage terminase large subunit, whose amino-acid sequence MTPQIEQLARTNLLAFVKATMPNYSIGWVHREICARLMRFYTDVMERKSPRLILTMPPRHGKSQLVSKHFPAWCFGVNPDISFMACSYSDGLSRRVNKDVQRIMESNEYHRIFPRTTLPPRGSKYTRSTNLIEIPNRKGSFRSTGIGGSITGMGCEILGIDDPLKDRQEANSITIRDRIWDWYTSTAYTRLSPGGGVLVTLTRWHEDDLAGRLLNAMKQGDGDQWTVINYPAIAEKDEPHRKIGEALHPERYPLEMLEKIRINVGSYDWNALYQQHPAPVGGSIIKREWLQQYEILPKVFDKIIQSWDFTFTDSASSDNVAGTVWGKVGARFYLIDCVCAKMDFVSSIRAFQRMSEKHPKAIRKIIEDKANGPAIISALRNKISGIVPFTPQGSKEARAFAVSPLFEAGNVYIPKQDAEHPWVRDYIDELVSFPSAPHDDRVDSTTQALNYLATGMGTGLISFI is encoded by the coding sequence ATGACACCACAGATTGAACAGCTCGCAAGGACAAACCTTCTTGCCTTTGTAAAGGCGACGATGCCGAATTACAGCATCGGGTGGGTCCACCGTGAAATCTGCGCTCGCCTCATGCGTTTCTACACCGACGTAATGGAACGCAAGAGTCCCCGTCTCATTCTCACCATGCCGCCGCGACATGGCAAGAGCCAACTTGTAAGCAAGCATTTTCCGGCGTGGTGCTTCGGTGTAAATCCCGACATTTCCTTCATGGCGTGCAGCTATAGCGACGGGCTTTCCAGACGCGTAAACAAGGACGTGCAGCGCATCATGGAAAGCAACGAATACCACCGCATATTTCCGCGAACGACCTTGCCGCCGCGAGGAAGCAAGTACACGCGCTCGACAAACCTAATCGAAATCCCCAACAGGAAAGGCAGTTTCAGAAGCACGGGTATCGGCGGAAGTATCACGGGTATGGGCTGCGAAATCCTCGGCATCGACGACCCGCTGAAAGACAGGCAGGAAGCGAACAGCATCACCATACGAGACAGGATTTGGGACTGGTACACATCTACCGCATATACTCGACTTTCTCCGGGCGGGGGAGTCCTCGTCACGCTTACGCGTTGGCATGAAGACGACCTGGCGGGGCGCCTGCTCAACGCCATGAAACAGGGCGATGGCGACCAGTGGACGGTCATAAACTATCCCGCGATAGCCGAGAAGGACGAACCACACCGCAAAATCGGCGAGGCGCTGCACCCGGAAAGATACCCGCTTGAAATGCTCGAAAAAATCCGCATCAACGTGGGAAGCTATGACTGGAACGCACTCTACCAGCAGCACCCCGCACCAGTCGGCGGAAGCATCATCAAGCGCGAATGGCTACAACAGTACGAAATCTTGCCCAAGGTTTTCGACAAGATTATACAAAGCTGGGACTTCACCTTCACGGACAGCGCATCAAGTGATAACGTAGCGGGAACCGTTTGGGGAAAGGTCGGGGCGCGTTTCTACCTCATTGACTGCGTATGCGCCAAGATGGACTTTGTTTCGAGCATCCGTGCTTTCCAGCGTATGAGCGAGAAGCACCCCAAGGCAATCCGTAAAATCATTGAAGACAAGGCGAACGGCCCCGCAATTATAAGTGCGTTACGCAACAAGATTAGCGGCATCGTTCCCTTCACACCGCAAGGTTCAAAGGAAGCGCGAGCCTTTGCGGTAAGCCCGCTGTTCGAGGCGGGAAACGTCTATATACCCAAGCAGGATGCAGAACATCCCTGGGTTCGCGACTACATCGACGAACTGGTTTCTTTTCCAAGCGCTCCGCACGATGACCGCGTGGATTCCACCACGCAGGCTCTCAACTACTTGGCAACTGGTATGGGGACGGGCCTTATCAGCTTCATCTAA
- a CDS encoding phage minor head protein, with amino-acid sequence MAGSFVNFVKNVERLGQKKRGRRPVFNAHQFYPSAIEADLERATREEFLRALEENIQLALRGFTDDIDDLTKAAAELPPEFVKKVSSLADAVGVKNGWNFSEYAKMTVGQPYFPPPAKDEIFEAWKKNFLQLCISAESDAKADISRIATEAKMKGWNKRELEAAIRAKLPAETKHRAELIARTETAKLNSAASISTYKQLGIRYYVWLTTLDGRDRETHTHLNGLICSLDNPDVYYEETPDGLVEKERTLSMFHGNPGEDFQCRCSMVAWDPEIDGKYEVKERPEQEKGAEQRTEASTGENLHKVEQSIAEQEKQLQQLKNEQMQLLSRQRLEQAAEKRHVRSAEEIADIQKRWDERKSRRRLKEAAEQRHSRRTSQEIAAIRKELQERLDTRQTAHRLLQDANGIKGLPEMGELEKALQKGGKQAYSDMKKLSRKLETSLDTLKGCTYLADPFQAARDFDYSTAITVNESVRKKLDGMGSSLAGKKHDLEFEIDWVEKHKKYASWKVAQDAYKKALAEVERLIDWETELGRVDSIKIFLKNHPKSAVLKKLTSDMDALIARGDNAAKTEIKELLKKAETRRKEIEYKEGLERLKKIKAGIKSGSSVPFSTNISIDDLRALKGDKLPPTLGHLDTAIEKYKKGHYYGSATKKHAAEIEATMRELFQKHDLGMHIEDDLLEKVFNSHFKNTFETGSSGGYSGPSLNADGSIKQSHLRLSAAHKLFDLGSTEKANQLNISQYEKYGNLLDHDKLREATTHNRATQYGNVAVRFKKDKVTCTWTAGDSLSERYQPSLVTDPKAVSYDDMYESKLPVKGTQTNDMTKFRSDNISSYLELQFHGDVTVDCVESLTFPYDLTEKAKSKYLGFAQKWKSIGTEVFYIKNGKLEKL; translated from the coding sequence ATGGCTGGCAGCTTCGTAAATTTCGTCAAGAACGTGGAACGACTCGGACAGAAGAAACGCGGACGCAGGCCCGTGTTCAACGCTCACCAGTTCTATCCCAGCGCCATCGAGGCAGACCTTGAACGCGCGACGCGGGAAGAATTTCTCCGTGCCCTGGAAGAAAACATCCAGCTTGCGCTCCGTGGCTTCACGGACGACATTGACGACCTGACGAAAGCCGCTGCGGAGCTGCCCCCCGAATTTGTCAAGAAGGTTTCCTCGCTTGCCGATGCGGTCGGCGTCAAGAACGGCTGGAATTTCAGCGAGTACGCCAAAATGACCGTCGGACAGCCCTATTTTCCACCCCCGGCTAAAGACGAGATTTTCGAGGCGTGGAAGAAGAACTTCCTGCAGCTCTGCATCAGTGCGGAAAGCGACGCCAAGGCGGACATTTCCCGTATCGCCACCGAGGCGAAGATGAAGGGCTGGAACAAGAGGGAACTTGAAGCGGCCATCCGCGCCAAGCTCCCCGCCGAAACGAAACACCGTGCAGAACTCATCGCGAGAACAGAGACCGCCAAACTCAATTCCGCAGCGAGCATTTCGACGTACAAGCAGCTGGGCATCCGCTACTATGTATGGCTCACGACCTTGGACGGTCGCGACAGGGAAACGCACACGCACCTGAACGGCCTCATCTGTAGCCTGGACAACCCGGACGTCTATTACGAGGAAACGCCCGACGGCCTGGTCGAAAAAGAAAGAACCCTCTCGATGTTCCACGGAAATCCGGGCGAAGATTTTCAGTGCCGCTGCTCCATGGTCGCGTGGGACCCCGAAATCGATGGAAAATACGAGGTCAAGGAACGTCCCGAACAGGAAAAGGGCGCAGAACAGCGTACAGAGGCTTCTACGGGCGAAAACCTTCACAAGGTGGAACAATCTATCGCCGAGCAGGAAAAACAGCTGCAACAGCTCAAAAACGAGCAAATGCAGCTTTTGAGCCGTCAAAGGCTGGAACAGGCGGCAGAAAAGCGCCATGTCCGAAGCGCCGAGGAAATCGCGGACATTCAGAAACGCTGGGACGAACGCAAGTCAAGGCGCAGGCTCAAGGAAGCCGCCGAACAGCGACATTCCCGCAGGACTTCGCAGGAAATCGCAGCAATTCGCAAGGAATTGCAGGAAAGGCTCGATACGCGACAGACAGCGCACAGGCTTTTGCAGGACGCGAACGGCATCAAGGGCCTACCCGAAATGGGCGAACTGGAAAAAGCCTTGCAGAAGGGCGGCAAACAGGCGTACAGCGACATGAAAAAGCTCTCCCGAAAGCTCGAAACGAGTCTGGACACATTGAAGGGCTGCACGTACCTTGCAGACCCGTTCCAGGCGGCAAGGGACTTCGACTATTCAACCGCCATCACCGTCAACGAATCCGTAAGAAAGAAGCTCGACGGCATGGGCAGCTCGCTCGCTGGCAAAAAGCACGACCTGGAATTTGAAATCGACTGGGTTGAAAAACACAAGAAGTATGCAAGCTGGAAGGTGGCACAGGATGCTTACAAGAAAGCTCTCGCCGAAGTGGAACGCCTCATCGACTGGGAAACGGAACTTGGCCGCGTGGACTCCATCAAGATATTCCTCAAGAATCACCCCAAGTCCGCAGTTCTGAAAAAACTCACCAGCGACATGGACGCGCTTATCGCCAGGGGCGACAACGCCGCGAAAACGGAAATCAAGGAACTGCTCAAGAAAGCGGAAACGAGAAGGAAGGAAATCGAGTACAAGGAAGGACTCGAACGCCTCAAGAAAATCAAGGCTGGCATCAAGTCCGGCTCAAGCGTCCCGTTCTCGACAAACATCAGCATCGACGACCTTCGCGCCCTCAAGGGCGACAAGTTGCCTCCCACGCTCGGACACCTTGATACAGCCATCGAGAAATATAAGAAGGGACATTACTACGGCTCGGCGACAAAGAAACACGCCGCAGAAATCGAGGCGACGATGCGCGAGCTGTTCCAGAAGCACGACTTGGGGATGCACATAGAAGACGACCTGCTTGAAAAGGTTTTCAACAGCCATTTCAAAAACACCTTCGAGACAGGAAGCTCCGGCGGGTATAGCGGCCCGTCGCTAAACGCGGACGGTTCAATCAAGCAGAGCCATTTGAGACTATCCGCAGCACACAAGCTCTTTGACCTGGGTTCAACGGAAAAGGCGAACCAGCTCAATATCTCGCAGTACGAAAAGTACGGCAACCTTCTCGACCATGACAAGCTACGTGAGGCGACGACGCACAACCGCGCCACCCAATACGGAAATGTCGCGGTACGTTTCAAGAAGGACAAAGTGACCTGCACATGGACGGCTGGCGACAGCCTAAGCGAAAGATACCAGCCCAGTCTCGTCACCGACCCGAAAGCGGTTTCCTACGACGACATGTATGAAAGCAAGCTGCCAGTGAAGGGAACGCAGACGAACGACATGACGAAATTCCGCAGCGACAACATCAGCAGCTATCTTGAACTGCAATTTCACGGCGATGTGACGGTCGATTGCGTGGAGTCGCTGACGTTCCCTTACGACCTAACAGAAAAGGCGAAGTCCAAGTATCTAGGCTTCGCCCAAAAGTGGAAATCCATCGGAACAGAGGTTTTTTACATAAAAAACGGCAAGCTGGAGAAGCTCTAG
- the queD gene encoding 6-carboxytetrahydropterin synthase QueD, with protein sequence MYRVCKRLEISGAHRLELPYPSKCSNLHGHNWLVTIFCKSKTLDKDGMVIDFTHIKKIIMEKLDHAYINDVVDFNPTAENMAKWICDQVPFCHKVVIQESEGNLAQYDKDEED encoded by the coding sequence ATGTATCGAGTATGCAAGAGACTGGAAATTTCGGGAGCGCACCGTCTGGAACTCCCTTATCCGAGCAAGTGCAGCAACCTTCACGGCCATAACTGGCTTGTGACCATTTTCTGCAAGAGCAAAACACTCGACAAGGACGGAATGGTTATCGACTTCACGCACATCAAGAAGATAATCATGGAAAAGCTCGACCACGCCTATATCAACGACGTGGTGGATTTTAACCCGACAGCCGAGAATATGGCGAAATGGATTTGCGACCAGGTGCCGTTCTGCCACAAGGTCGTTATTCAGGAAAGCGAGGGGAACCTGGCGCAATATGATAAAGACGAAGAAGATTGA
- a CDS encoding anti-CBASS protein Acb1 family protein, translated as METAKIRDGAYGNFVTGMGRRDTDKTESTFVNPYAGTDIVELARIKVQDGIAARIVECVPETAFKEPVTITGDSSGKVFKEASAVGLFEALQLAGEYQRLTGGALIVSEYENEYDIEQLKRPAPSNRKISQYRVYSAGKVEFQPTDFQGDTPKVYRVVLLDNKRIEIHPSRCTVIHGKIVPDILQGIPIRERFFGMPALKACEQSLKNLANVVASIVNMATETGVMLFSLEGFNEMLSKPDCGIQDAQQLISLVKVSMSSFRGVFSGANDKFQILSHNFSGLPEVLQKAMNLVCADSRIPVSILFGQSATGLAQTNEGDSKAYAELVESWRSRYIYRPACSLIADLSERNCGIVCSEFEWGAVTTMSVKEKLEAMKMQAEMLNIYYQMGAIDEQSIREGIFKNGHSWDISVKD; from the coding sequence ATGGAAACTGCAAAGATAAGGGACGGCGCCTACGGCAATTTCGTAACGGGAATGGGCCGCAGGGACACCGACAAGACGGAAAGCACTTTCGTCAATCCCTATGCGGGAACGGATATTGTCGAACTTGCACGAATAAAGGTGCAGGACGGCATCGCCGCACGAATTGTCGAGTGCGTCCCCGAAACGGCTTTCAAGGAACCCGTCACCATCACTGGCGACAGTTCGGGCAAGGTATTCAAGGAGGCTTCCGCCGTAGGGCTTTTCGAGGCGCTACAGCTCGCTGGCGAATACCAGCGTCTCACGGGAGGCGCCCTGATTGTCTCGGAATACGAAAACGAGTACGACATCGAACAACTCAAGCGCCCGGCACCTTCAAATCGCAAGATTTCGCAATACCGGGTTTACAGCGCTGGCAAGGTGGAGTTCCAGCCGACAGATTTCCAGGGCGACACGCCCAAGGTTTACCGAGTCGTCCTTCTTGATAACAAGCGCATCGAAATACACCCGTCGCGCTGCACGGTCATTCACGGAAAAATTGTCCCCGACATTCTCCAGGGAATACCCATAAGGGAAAGGTTCTTCGGTATGCCTGCGCTGAAAGCGTGCGAACAGAGCTTGAAGAACCTTGCGAACGTCGTCGCGTCCATCGTCAACATGGCGACGGAAACGGGAGTGATGCTTTTCTCGCTTGAGGGCTTCAACGAAATGCTTTCAAAGCCCGACTGCGGAATACAAGACGCACAGCAGCTCATAAGCCTCGTAAAGGTTTCCATGAGTTCATTCCGTGGTGTATTCTCCGGCGCGAACGACAAGTTTCAAATCCTAAGCCACAACTTTTCGGGACTGCCCGAAGTTCTTCAAAAGGCGATGAACCTCGTCTGCGCGGATTCGAGAATCCCCGTGAGCATCCTTTTCGGCCAAAGCGCGACTGGACTCGCCCAGACGAACGAGGGCGACTCCAAGGCATACGCGGAACTTGTGGAAAGCTGGCGTTCCCGCTACATCTACCGCCCCGCCTGTTCGCTCATCGCCGACCTTTCGGAAAGGAACTGCGGCATCGTCTGTTCGGAATTTGAATGGGGCGCCGTCACTACAATGTCCGTAAAGGAAAAGCTCGAAGCGATGAAGATGCAGGCGGAAATGCTCAACATCTACTATCAGATGGGCGCGATAGACGAGCAGAGCATCCGCGAGGGAATCTTCAAGAACGGACATTCCTGGGACATTTCCGTAAAGGACTAG
- a CDS encoding nuclear transport factor 2 family protein, whose translation MLRPKEIVCKWVDAFNNHDVEAIMSLYHDNATNHQVTNDPVIGIDAIREMFTAEFATADMTAIVENIFEDGQWAILEWKDPLGLRGCGFFHVVNGKILFQRGYWDKLSFLKQHNLPIESL comes from the coding sequence ATGTTACGGCCAAAAGAAATAGTATGTAAATGGGTAGATGCCTTTAACAACCATGATGTAGAGGCAATTATGAGCTTGTACCATGATAACGCAACCAATCATCAGGTGACCAATGATCCCGTGATTGGGATAGATGCAATCCGTGAAATGTTTACAGCAGAATTTGCCACTGCCGATATGACTGCCATTGTAGAGAATATCTTTGAAGATGGACAGTGGGCGATTTTAGAATGGAAGGACCCTCTGGGACTGCGGGGATGCGGCTTCTTCCATGTTGTGAATGGTAAAATTCTGTTTCAGAGAGGATATTGGGATAAGCTGTCTTTTCTGAAGCAGCATAATTTGCCTATTGAATCGTTGTGA
- the folE gene encoding GTP cyclohydrolase I, producing the protein MKTKKIEQLVRQLLEALNDNPDREGLRDTPRRVAKYYAEMFEGQNYTNAQLAKKFGKCFKQDADGQIVSVDDITIFSHCEHHLALMYDMKVSIRYIPHGKVLGLSKFARISEMVGKRLQLQEKIGSDIAEVIMLATGSKDVEVRIEAKHACVTARGAKNCNMVTRTLFSSGAFKTHLTSNVTESIS; encoded by the coding sequence ATAAAGACGAAGAAGATTGAACAGCTTGTACGGCAGCTTCTTGAGGCGCTGAATGACAATCCCGACCGAGAAGGTTTAAGGGACACGCCGCGCCGTGTCGCGAAATACTACGCTGAAATGTTCGAAGGTCAAAACTACACGAACGCACAGCTTGCAAAAAAGTTCGGCAAGTGCTTCAAGCAGGATGCGGACGGCCAAATCGTTTCCGTTGACGACATAACGATTTTTAGCCACTGCGAACACCATCTTGCCCTCATGTACGACATGAAGGTTTCAATCCGCTATATCCCGCACGGGAAAGTTCTCGGGCTTTCCAAGTTTGCAAGGATTTCCGAAATGGTTGGAAAGCGTTTGCAGCTTCAGGAGAAAATCGGCAGCGACATTGCCGAGGTAATCATGCTTGCGACTGGAAGCAAGGACGTAGAAGTTCGTATCGAGGCGAAACACGCCTGCGTGACGGCAAGGGGTGCGAAGAACTGCAACATGGTCACGCGTACGCTTTTCTCAAGCGGCGCCTTCAAAACTCACTTGACCTCGAATGTCACGGAGTCTATAAGCTGA